A single Hypanus sabinus isolate sHypSab1 chromosome 24, sHypSab1.hap1, whole genome shotgun sequence DNA region contains:
- the LOC132380564 gene encoding proteolipid protein 2-like isoform X1, with the protein MVEMTIRSDLTSDMHRGPSLLPLLQQRDPLGPLTPPPPPTTRWGHARPQRAQLCFLFCPGSGAEVGVEQRVRVCTLSAPGIMPAPLDNGTRASSLTWAQLGAFSASGQGKILLLEMVFSLGLAIFFLASPQGAYVVCAVIELVFAGTFYWVYLNRYDQTIISFNWAWTDVFRCTGAAIIYLVISISYGMSGNAAGLILSLVAMFIFTHNLYLLRPVFCPESPEAAKPPVDNP; encoded by the exons ctcctgcaGCAGAGAGATCCCTTGGGGCCTCtcactcctcctccacctcccacaACGAGGTGGGGCCATGCACGACCTCAGCGAGCACAGCTCTGCTTCCTATTCTGCCCCGGAAGCGGGGCTGAGGTCggcgtggagcagagagtgagggtCTGCACCCTCTCGGCCCCCGGCATCATGCCCGCACCACTCGACAACGGGACGCGGGCCTCCTCCCTGACCTGGGCACAGCTGGGAGCATTCTCCGCCAGCGGCCAGGGCAAAATCCTCCTGCTGGAGATG GTCTTTAGCCTGGGCCTTGCAATCTTCTTTCTGGCCTCGCCGCAAGGCGCCTACGTGGTCTGTGCCGTCATCGAGCTGGTGTTTGCCGGAACCTTCTACTGGGTTTACCTCAACCGCTACGACCAGACCATCATCTCCTTCAACTGGGCTTGGACG GACGTGTTCCGGTGTACGGGCGCCGCCATTATCTATCTGGTCATTTCCATCTCGTATGGAATGTCTGGGAACGCAGCCGGACTG ATCCTCAGCCTCGTTGCGATGTTCATCTTCACCCACAATCTCTACCTCCTCAGGCCAGTGTTTTGCCCGGAGAGTCCGGAAGCCG CAAAGCCCCCTGTCGACAACCcttga
- the LOC132380564 gene encoding proteolipid protein 2-like isoform X2, with the protein MDTERVFSLGLAIFFLASPQGAYVVCAVIELVFAGTFYWVYLNRYDQTIISFNWAWTDVFRCTGAAIIYLVISISYGMSGNAAGLILSLVAMFIFTHNLYLLRPVFCPESPEAAKPPVDNP; encoded by the exons GTCTTTAGCCTGGGCCTTGCAATCTTCTTTCTGGCCTCGCCGCAAGGCGCCTACGTGGTCTGTGCCGTCATCGAGCTGGTGTTTGCCGGAACCTTCTACTGGGTTTACCTCAACCGCTACGACCAGACCATCATCTCCTTCAACTGGGCTTGGACG GACGTGTTCCGGTGTACGGGCGCCGCCATTATCTATCTGGTCATTTCCATCTCGTATGGAATGTCTGGGAACGCAGCCGGACTG ATCCTCAGCCTCGTTGCGATGTTCATCTTCACCCACAATCTCTACCTCCTCAGGCCAGTGTTTTGCCCGGAGAGTCCGGAAGCCG CAAAGCCCCCTGTCGACAACCcttga